The Lineus longissimus chromosome 8, tnLinLong1.2, whole genome shotgun sequence region tatgctatTGGTCTTAATATCAACTGTGATATCAGTCGATAGCCAAGAAGTTGTTCCACAAGTGGTGAAAACTTGGGTTCAAgagattagccgtttttgagaaaaggtgCAATaatggtgtccataaacttttgaccatgagtgaaCATCATCAAATAACACACACTAGCAATAATAGGTAAGAGTTAGCAATGACCCTTCTTACTTCAAAACAACGACCTCCAGATTACGAGCCCAGAATGCTGTTTCTTCTttatgtccttgggcaagacacttagaCGGACCTTGGTGACTCAAAACCACAAGTTGGGCGGATTACACCCAGATACAATATTTGGCATAATTGAAAGTATATACCCCTCACAATTTTTGTTTGGCCTTTTCCATAATGGTGCTACAACCTTCACCTTATCTTTAATCAGATGTTGTACCTTACGTTTGATTTGCATTCGTGATCGTTGATTTAAGGTATGGTAGTTTTCAACAACTTTCTCAATATCAGCCTTTTGTGGCACCCTTTCATTTAGAATGCAAAGCTAAAAGCATTCTTTATTATGCCTATGTCAGCATTCGACCATTTGACCCAGACCTTTTTACTCAGCATCTTTTTCATAGCCTGTGGCTTTGGGAGGGTCGTTTTAGGCAGTTTTGGCACTACTAATTAAGCTATCATTTTCAGAGTCAGTGCTTGTCTCAGAAGAATCTTCTTTATAATCCTCATCAACCACCGAGTCTTTACGCGTATCATCGCTTAGACTGTAGGTTGGTGTCTTTATACTCTTACCTTTTGGGTTTTGGCTGATGCCACTCATAGCCACACTTTGCTGACAGGATTTTGTGTCTAGAAAACCCCATTAAAAATTCTAATTAATCCATCTAATTAATCCATTGAATGACAGGATTTTGTGGGAGGTAAAAACCCGCTTTATAAAaaaagtgttttagaataaatgtcGTTCAAAGAATAACCGTGTCTAATGATACACCAAACTTCAGAATGTAATATAACGCATGCATATGTAGCGCTGAGTATTACTCAGCTAAAACAAAGGATACATTTTCTGGTCAATGGTCCAGAAGAACCATGATGCttctcgatgatgatgattataattaGCCTGGCACCCTATTTCAAAATGTAGATACTAATTTCATCTAGCTTTAAAAAAGTATTAAAtcaattcaaaaaataataGTCATCTCCTAATCAAAAAGGCAATTTCATGTAAAATGCAAACAGTGAGAGAGCAGTTGATTTCTTTCCTGGAGCCCATTATAATACATTGTTTTGGAAATGTCCGCTAACATTGAATACACTGTTATATGATATATATTGCCAAAATATCTTACACTCTGACACAAACATATTTAGAATTAAAGATTTTGCAATGGTGATCTTTCAAAACCACCATAATACGGGTTAGAATAACCGCTCTCGTCACTGTAAAACATCTGACGCATTCTTTCAGACTGGtactttgaacatgttttgcATTTGCAGTGGGGTTGACATTTTGTTACAAACCATTCATTGTGTCGTTTTGCATTTCGGTACTTTTGCTTAAAGTTGCGGTAACTGGGGCTAACACTTTTACATAAAGATGTCGGCAACTTGCACTTTCTGAAAAGATTTTCTACGGTGTCACAATAGTTGCTGCACAGAAGAGTATGCATCACTTTAAGATATGGCGCCATTTGTCCATTTTGAATTATAGGCATTAAATCACTAACTATTGACTCTTCTAACTGAAGATAACATATGATCTCTACAGTGAGATATAGCAAATTGTCATGAATCGGAATGGTAGTACCTTTATTCAGGCATGATATAAGACACTGAAATGCCTTCATATCAAATCGTTCGAAATTAAAATGAGaacatttccttttcaataACATTCGAACTGCATTATCAGATGTGACTAAAACATTGTGAGCTATGGTGGGGGGCTCAATGGTAATAGCACCATTGTCACCAAAGCTGAACACAAGCATATTTTCCATGTCTGGAACCTGTTTGATTTCTCTAAATTTCTCAATTATCCCGCATTCCCGCCCCCAGAGCCAGGAAAATATGCTTGTGCTGACAATAACCAATGCAGTTCACTGTGCATacagaaataatgaaaataactaCAGAAAAGACATACACGTCAGAGATGTCCACCTAGCTCATGAGTCGAATTCGATCACGGTTTCATGAGCAAGGTGTCGACAATATACTCGAGAGAACTCGAATTCTATCACGGTTTCATGCCTTTAAAGAAACTATGTTTGGACGGATTTCCGTCACGAACAATACAACTTTCTTTGGCATGACTAAACGATTAAACCCCAGTGAAAATGTTCATACTCTAGACTATCTCAGGGATGTCCACCTAGCTCGTGAGCAAGGTGTCGACAATATACTCGAGAGAACTCGAATTCTATCACGGTTTCATGCCTTTAAAGAAACTATGTTTGGACGGATTGCCGTCACGAACAATGCAACTTTTATTGGCATGACTAAACGATTAAACCCCAGTGAAAATGTTCATACTCTAGACTATCTCAGGGATGTCCACCAAGCTCGTGAGCAAGGTGTCGACAATACACTCGAGAGAACTCGAATTCTATCACGGTTTCATGCCTTTAAAGAAACTATGTTTGGGCGGATTGCCGTCACGAACAATGCAACTTTCTTTGGCATGACTGAAAGATGGCAAAATACCAACagtagtcggattcataagtaaatgtcactgccctttcgGGTCACTGTGCAAAacctactgggccgatttcttcaaagtttgttttttcttgaatataatttcgggacccaacacaattttcaggttagagatttgcaaatcacgaagaaaaaaattgtcaactttggagcccttggccattttggggtaGGCCTGGacgggcccgattttttttttaatggataGTtccaaatgaaacttggcacctttgaagatacacacgaaaaaaaaattaacctgaatgTGTctgcaaaatgcatccagaaacaAGCAGTACAGAGGCGAAAATGTaaaaatcaatgcactacgtcaatgtacaccaatacatacaaaagaattatttcgtaaccatggttactgaaatatgaaaatcctcttgggtctcgaaattagattcaaaaccaaactttgaagaaatcggcccagtagttttgcACAGTGACCCAAaatggcagtgacatttacttatgcaTCCGACTATAGACCAACTGGGAATCGATCTAGTTTTATGCATTCAAAGTAGCAAACATTTGGAAGGGGATTGAACTTAAGTGAAAATCATGATACAGCACATGTTAGGCGGATTACCACCACAGACAATATTTTGGCATAATTGAAAGTATATCCCTCACAATCTTTGCTTGGCCTTTTCCATAATGGTGCTAGTAACCTTCATCTTATTTTTAATCAGGTGTTGTACCTTACTTTTGATTTGCATCCACGATCGTTGCTTTAAGGTAGGGTAGTTTTCAACAACTTTCTCAATATCAGCCTTTCGTGGCACCCTTTCATTTAGAATGCAGCGCTTAAAAGCATTTTGTATTATGCCTATGTCAGTATTCGACCATTTTACCCAGACCTTTTTACTGGGAATCTTTTTCTGAGCCTGTGGCTTTGGGAGGACCTTTTTAGGCAGTTTTGGCACTACTAAGCTGTCATTCCCAGAGTCAGTGCTTGTTTCAGACGATTCTTCTTTATAATCTTCATCAATCGTCGAGTCATCACGCGTATCATCATCGCTTAGATTATAAGTTGGTGTCTTTATACTCTTACGTTTTGGGTGACGCCACTCTTTGCCACCCTCAGCCTTCGAGTCGCTGCTGTTAATCGAAGTATCTGGTGATTCATGAGTTTCTGCACCTCTCTTTACAACTTTCTTATTTGGCTTTAATGGTTTTTGCTTTCGTGTCTTTTTCCCCTCTCCGTCACCTTTGGGTCCAGCTTGGTCGTCGTCACTCTCATGCTGAGCTGGCATATTAATATCTGAAATGTAACAAATATTATTTTGTAGAGATGGCTAGATCAGAATTATCGACATTTGAGTGGATGTGGTAGCATCATCGACATTTGCGTTGTTGCAGCTGTAGAATTTATAAAACGTTTTACATATTTACATGTTGAACGATACATTGGTGTGTTCAAAGttgtgttgttgttgctgttgttgtaagGGGAAAATAACTTGATCATTACATCAGTCATTAAGTAACTGAAGAAAAATCCGGTCTGAACTCACCATCAATGTGAATATCATTTAGGGACTTCCCCTGGAAATTTCCCGCTGTCCCGTTTTCAATTGCTAACAGCACCTTCGACACCTTTGCCATCTCAATCGTTGATTCATGTAGCCTATACGAATCCTTGTGCACCTCTACAGTGTGGCCCAGGTGATTCCCCAACCACTCAAGTTCACCAGGCTTCAAACCAAGTATCTGAAAAAACAGATGGGATAATCATTTGCATTAGCATGCTAAGATGGTTAAGAAATGGGAAAGTGTTCGTAGTATGCTATATTTTGGGAGAGTTGACTAACGAAACAGCAATATGCGTGGTCCGCAAATGAACCATAAtacaaaagcagtgtgatgtgcatggggggggggggcaatacgATTTTAACGGTAGGCATTATATCGTTAAACACTGATAAAATAAACCCCAGTATTTTGATGCTGCAAGCATTTAAATCCCCAGTATTTTGATGCAACCACTTAAATCTCAATGTCAGAGGTTCAAATCCCCTTCAACTCAATTGCAGATAATCACATGCTAACCAAGAACTCCACCAAAATGTTCGTCCATTCTAACTTTTCTCTTCTGTTATTGGAATGTCTGTTCAAGTGAAATCCATGATTTATGATTATTTACGATTTATGACAAGTATTTTCTCAATTGTCCATTACACACGTTATTCCAGTGACCTCCTATTTTAAATCTTCCTTACCTGGGTTACTGTCGCGGTGTATTTTCTTAGTCGAGTTGTCGAAATGAGATCCGGTCTTGTACACTCTGCGTCCTTGGCAAATCGATTGAGAACCTGTAAATAGGTAGGAGGGTTTTATATCCCGACCTCAACCGTGAAGAAGTTACCTCTTGACTAAGCAGGCAAAGAGAAGGGGGTCCCACGTCTAGTTTCAGGGGTCAAAACGGAGCCCGTAGAACGTGACGTACGGTTCATGAGAGTAGTGGAGGCACGAAAAAAAGGTTCTCCCTGCAAAAGGGCTAATGTGAAGAGActtggaagaagaaaaaatctgCAAGTCTTTTTTCAGGGCCTTGGTGGTGCTCATTCATGGGTGTTACAATGATGGCATCAACGGAATGCGCATATAGCTTCCACTTCCAGTTTTACCTCACTTGTCTCATAAGTTTTTGTCAGGATTTTTAATTGATCAGGGAACGTTAAAATGGAACAATGTCTTCGATCAGAATACTGTTCCCCTTTAACATCTTCTCGAACTGATGCAACCTACCTTCCAGGGGGATAGATATGAATTAGACCCAGGCACGGCAAAGAAATATTGGCCTGCCACGTTGCATTGAGATCGTTTCTCCACCAACAATTCCATCGGTCTAACCCATTCTGGTTTGAGAAGCAAAGGGACCTTTCTGTTTCTCTTGCCTGGTAACTGCACCATGTCCAGGCTGAAATATGAATAAGTACCGATATTTCAACCACCTTAAATGGGACGAAGATGACATACCACACCCTTGTGCAATGGGATTTTCAGACTTAGCTTTCAATCACTCGTTTAAAGTCCACAAAACGTTTCCTCAATAGCCGTCTAATTGTTATTGTGTATAAAATAAATTAAGACCCACTTACCTTTCCAAGAGTCTTTGCTCCAACTGGGAGAGGGAGAGAAGTATAtcttcatttctattttccttccAGTTTGGTCTGTTCGTGAAACAACCAACGACCATTTTTGCCACTTCCCCTCCTCGCCTTTTGTTGAACAAGGTAACGATGGAGAAGATACCTTCCGACAGTCTTCTCCACGAATTCTCAGAAGGGGATTTCCTCAGCTCATCTTCCAAAACAACAATACTTCTGTCAAGAAATGTTCGAAGCTTAAGCAAGTCCGCTGTCACTGGAATTAACTCTACtttattgtatttcttttctttgaGGCTTTGGAGCGCGTGTGACGAAACCAGTTCTGTCCATTCAGCATTGAAAAGTTGGAGAAATACGTGTGCTTCATCCGATTTGTCCTTGTCCATGGTTCTCAATCCGATGCCATGTTTGATGAGCGCACATTTTTTAAGCGAGTGGCCCAGTTGTAGTCCGATTGATGGAGTGTTCAGAAGGCTCACCCCCGCCATTGTTGTTTCTTTGCTAACACAACAAAGATTTCGGGTAGCCTTGACAGCAGAATCAAAGTGTTCTCCGCAAATTATTTCAGATAGACCGATGAATGGATTGTCCCTAAGTTGACGAAACTCCTGCAAGAATCTCCCAAGAAGGCGCAAACGTTGTGTTATGACTTTTTGTCTCTTCACACCAATTTTGTTCAACAAAATTGCCCCCAGCTTCAGTATTAATGTGTCCTTTTTTATGATCGTTTTCACCACATTACTTCTCATCGGACTGATTATAACACTGTGTAGATCGGCAAAGTCAGCCGAGTTAGGGTCTCTTCCTGTTGTTGCAGCATCAAGAAAGATACGACTTTGAATTTTAATCGAGTGTCCCTTGTATCCGTTGGCGTTtttgtcattgtcgtcatcctcatcctcgtcatcaccatcgtcaccatcgtcatctcgactgtcatcatcattaccacTTGATTTGGTGTTGAATTGGCAAACCCTTGCATGTCTCCATGCTTCATCTTCGTGAAGAAATGCAAGACAATGGATGCAAGGAATATATTCATTGGCATCTCGATGCTGTATTGGACGTCTTGCTACGATGAGTTCGCCTTCacccttttgtaaaatctttaCATTATGGTTGAAGTTTCCCTTTAACCTTATACGTTCCACTTCCTTCAGTTTAGTTTGCTtgtcagtcaaattgaaaattcgaGCGACCTCAACCTCATCAACATGGCATTTTTCTAAATGCCTCGGGAACTTTGCCTTCAATTCACCACAGTAGAAACACGCCTGCCGTCTGTCATAGGGCCGATTTCCACCGTCCTTTTTCTGGTATGTTGGAACAGTCactgaaagaaaatggaacAATTTCAATATGGAGTACTTAGAATATTTAAGGTGGAGTCACGTGGTTCCTTAATTCGTAGTGCAGGTGATGCATCAGAATATGCATATTTTTCTAGTGATGGAAGTTAGTCAGTACTAAGATGATGTTGGAACATGAACGGTCACATCTTGTTCACTGCCTACTATGGTGCAGTTGCATTGAACGATGAACGTACCATTTAAT contains the following coding sequences:
- the LOC135492895 gene encoding uncharacterized protein LOC135492895, with the protein product MMECSVDDGSNSTSMEVVDEDDSEPGSRGENTQDSFDDTTRGEIDRDESSDDELSDDVFEEECSNPPRKDGYINTDLNKCNASEAPCYDDMSEDDVSTISKGEDGISISTTTKEERKKSTNKDDDKQPCLAPELFVNVSHLDHLRAEACSEGSFDTNGRRHSSVEEKGAITSGKLEMDKSPKRLPSKFPSVTVPTYQKKDGGNRPYDRRQACFYCGELKAKFPRHLEKCHVDEVEVARIFNLTDKQTKLKEVERIRLKGNFNHNVKILQKGEGELIVARRPIQHRDANEYIPCIHCLAFLHEDEAWRHARVCQFNTKSSGNDDDSRDDDGDDGDDEDEDDDNDKNANGYKGHSIKIQSRIFLDAATTGRDPNSADFADLHSVIISPMRSNVVKTIIKKDTLILKLGAILLNKIGVKRQKVITQRLRLLGRFLQEFRQLRDNPFIGLSEIICGEHFDSAVKATRNLCCVSKETTMAGVSLLNTPSIGLQLGHSLKKCALIKHGIGLRTMDKDKSDEAHVFLQLFNAEWTELVSSHALQSLKEKKYNKVELIPVTADLLKLRTFLDRSIVVLEDELRKSPSENSWRRLSEGIFSIVTLFNKRRGGEVAKMVVGCFTNRPNWKENRNEDILLSLSQLEQRLLESLDMVQLPGKRNRKVPLLLKPEWVRPMELLVEKRSQCNVAGQYFFAVPGSNSYLSPWKVLNRFAKDAECTRPDLISTTRLRKYTATVTQILGLKPGELEWLGNHLGHTVEVHKDSYRLHESTIEMAKVSKVLLAIENGTAGNFQGKSLNDIHIDDINMPAQHESDDDQAGPKGDGEGKKTRKQKPLKPNKKVVKRGAETHESPDTSINSSDSKAEGGKEWRHPKRKSIKTPTYNLSDDDTRDDSTIDEDYKEESSETSTDSGNDSLVVPKLPKKVLPKPQAQKKIPSKKVWVKWSNTDIGIIQNAFKRCILNERVPRKADIEKVVENYPTLKQRSWMQIKSKVQHLIKNKMKVTSTIMEKAKQRL